A genomic region of Bacteroidales bacterium contains the following coding sequences:
- a CDS encoding radical SAM protein: MIKTLDIEPTTICNLNCPFCFGPKVKKREVEIDLQVWKNALYKFRNKGVENIVISGGEPLMYNRIVELVKYLKHLNYRIVISSHGRYKEKLFEVAPYCDWISLPIDGITPEINHIMRTDNYPVSKIIATASELKSKHSNLKIKIGTLVTQKNIQEIIEVGNVLQDNSKCFDTWKIYQYTPRRKNKKNEKSLYISDKEFFDFSTLIKTSVSTKMKIVFSSNESRRNAYAFIYQNGDLNIVNIGDGFDDILVGNISDFNEINFQQIDELLNSNHYSNYTNTY; this comes from the coding sequence ATGATTAAAACGTTAGACATAGAACCAACAACAATTTGCAACTTGAATTGTCCGTTTTGCTTTGGTCCAAAAGTAAAAAAGCGTGAGGTTGAAATTGATTTGCAAGTATGGAAAAACGCACTTTATAAATTCAGAAATAAAGGCGTTGAGAATATTGTAATATCTGGTGGCGAACCGTTGATGTACAATAGAATTGTTGAACTTGTAAAATATCTAAAACATTTAAACTACAGGATTGTTATTTCAAGTCACGGAAGATATAAAGAGAAACTTTTTGAAGTTGCCCCGTATTGTGATTGGATTTCCCTACCAATAGACGGAATTACACCCGAAATAAACCACATAATGCGAACAGACAATTATCCAGTTTCTAAAATAATTGCAACCGCCTCAGAATTAAAAAGCAAACACTCAAATTTGAAAATCAAAATAGGAACTCTTGTAACTCAAAAAAATATTCAAGAAATAATTGAAGTTGGAAATGTCCTTCAGGATAATTCAAAATGTTTTGACACTTGGAAAATATATCAATATACACCACGAAGGAAAAACAAGAAAAATGAAAAATCTCTTTACATATCCGACAAAGAATTTTTTGATTTTTCGACTTTAATAAAAACAAGTGTATCAACAAAAATGAAAATTGTTTTTTCTTCTAACGAATCACGAAGAAACGCTTACGCTTTTATATATCAAAATGGTGACCTTAATATTGTAAATATTGGTGACGGTTTTGATGATATACTTGTAGGCAACATAAGCGACTTTAATGAAATAAACTTTCAGCAAATTGACGAATTATTAAACTCAAACCACTATTCAAATTATACAAACACATACTAA